The window aaaaagatggCACTGGGATCATCCTTCATATGCATCACCTTGTGACCCATTAAACTCTACAATGTTGTAAGGGAATGTGACCTGAATTCAGAGACATAACAAAGATTTGAGAATAAAATGTCACCCCACCAcacacaaccccccccccccccccccaaaaaaagaaagaaaaagaaagtgatATTTACTCTAAACTATGTAATTAATGTTACATatatctgtgtgtgtgtgtgtgtggagaggaTCCGAATACTTTGCAACTCAACAATGAAAATGATTAAGCTCTAGAGCCCTCATGAGATTGTAGGGTCATCACTTTCCTCTCCTCTGTGCTTCACAGTAGCTGATTCGAACAGCATGAACTGGCGGTTCAAGACTTAGAAGAACTGAGTCTTCCATTGTCTCACCTGATCAACCATTCTCAGTACAGACTACAGAGAGCTAACTGAAGATGACCTTCAAAGTAATCAAATTGCTATTAAATTCATGGATGACCTATAAGTTGCTCAAGTATTTACTTGCTTGTTTTCAATAATATAAATTGAAATTCTTGATCCTCTTGGATGaccaatgatgatgatgactttGGTCATGATGTCTTCACAAACCTGACCATCCGGTTTTGAGAAGCTCTTTGTGAAAGAGTCGTCACGTCAGAAGTGCCCCGTACTATCTTTGCTCCCGTGATTGGACTACTTAACTCTTTCTTAGTATTTCTTTCTGAGTGTAGAAATGTTCCTTCCTTTCCAGTTTTCCTTGTGATGTATAATCTATTTTGCTTGTTTTTTTGTTAGGGGCTGCTCTCCCTTCCTTAGGCCTGTCTAATAGGGGGAATGAtcaccttatttttttttttcttttttctttctaatataacttttctttcttggatCCTCATagatcttcttttcttttttgctggATTTTTTTCAGTTGCTTTAAATGGGTTTTTCTGCAATAACTGGATTGAGTTTTGATGCTCTTTtctttcatgagagagagagagagagagaaggggtgtCCCTTACCCATTATGGGCAGGGACAGTTTCATTGCTTCTTCAAGAGCCACGGTTATACAGAAAAGATTACAAAAACGATAAAAAGCCACAATTGCCGTGACTTAACGTGGACAAATAAGAGGGGTCTGTTTGCCCCAATGAACAGCCTTGGCATTATGACATATAGAAGTAGCACCTCCTCCCTTTCCATGATATAACAAATTGATATCTCCAATCTGAACCTCGCACGGCTTAGCACTGCTACCCACAATTTTGACTGCGACATTTGAAGATGCTGTCCCTCTTATGTTATGGAACTTAACATTCTTCAACTTCACTAGTGATGGTCCTTGCTTGTCACAGTTGTTATTAGGGCAATACTCTTGATCTACTACCACTGGATTGTACACATTTTTCACTATAATGTTCTCAAAAGTGAGATCAGATGCAAGACCTGGAGCAGAGTTAGGCCATGTCTTGATTCTCACACCATTTGTTGTTCCACTTAAGGTACAATCCCTTACTGTGATACCagcaacatctgcttcatcttTGTACTTGCCTAAGCTACCAATACTAATACCATGTCCTGGTCCACAGAACACATTGGAGATGGTGATGTTTCGGCTACCAGAACCCAGAGAGATACAGTCATCACCGGTGCCGAAAACTGAATGAATTATAAGGATGAAGGAAGAATCTCCAatgtggattccatctgtgttgGGGCTGTTCCATGGTGCAAAAATCTTAAGGTTTTGCATCCTCATACCGTGGCATTGAAAAAGATTCATGTGGAAATTTTTGCTGTTTAGAGAAGTTATGTCCTTCACCAATGTGTTGTTGACGAAGTCCAATCTGAAGTTCTGTtgttaaaatagaaaaaatattaaatatatacCACATTAAAACACCAGAGtcttcaaattattttaaaaaaaaattaattagttaATTAAGAATAAGCAATGGTAGGAGGACTGGAAGGCCAGCTAGGTAGCTGATGCACTAATGAGGGCCACATAGAGATCCACTGAGGAGGAGCCAGCAAAGGGGGTCCACAGGGCCACAGTTATTGCAATACTACaattactatttttatttaggTCCTTGGATCAGCGCAAGGGCCAATGAGGGGCACACATGAGTATCAACAggagatggtttttttttgtgtttcatcCTATGTCAGTTTGCAGGAACCATGTGACTAGGGAAGTttattttctgtaatttttcACTAGATGGTAAGTTGGGATACATAGCCGTGATCATCTGTAGCCGCTACACCGGTGTAGTGAGCATCGGGTGGTTAGGAGTCTCTTGGAGCATGTGCCCAGATACTCTCAGTTGTTCGATGCTCATCACACCTCATTGCTCATCGCAGAGGATGTGAACTCGATACGCAGGGAGCGTAGATCACAAAAAACGGAAGTGCATAATAGAGGAAGTAATAGGAAAACTTACTACAGGTAATTGTTGACAATTGGGGTTTCGATTACAATCGTTTTGAGCCCATGCTACTTGTCCTCTTCCATCAAATGTTCCTTTTCCAGAGATGGTCAAGCCGCTAATGTACCGGAAATTAACCCAAGAAGGGCCCTTGAAGGCGGAGGGATTCATTGGAGCCATCACTCTGCCTTTATTTCGAAACTCAATTTTACTTCGGCATGGTCCAACCAAAATAACCGGACCCAATAAATACCACCCTTTAGGGATCAGAACTGTAGAGGATACCCTTGAAGCACATGCATTTTTCCAAGCATTTGTTAGAGCCTGATTCAAGCAATTCAACACGTTAGCTTATTCGTGTTAGGCATATGAGTCTTCTATATTTATGGGAGAGAGAATGAGTGGAATCTATGTGTCAACATAAAAGATATACGCAAATCAGAGAACCATTCCCGTATGAGAATGTGATTCGGACTCCGTATACTAGCTTATTATCActgaaaaaataatgaaaaaaaaatgttattaatTCATAGTTCTTACCTGGCTCATATCTGTTCTTCCATCAGCCTTTGCACCATAGTTAATCACATTGAAGTAATGTCCCTTGGATAGAGCTTTTTCAGTCAATGCTGAAAGACACAATAGAGAGATGACCCAAAGGTTTCCTCTCaaacccatcttcttcttcttcttctacttctacttCTTCATTTAGGGTATTACTGATTTATAGAGTACATGGCCAGACAGATGGAGTGAAAGGGGGAGGAGTTATGTATAATTTAGGCAGGCCCTATATGATTTACATTTTATAATGATTTTAAAGAAGAAATCTATTAGAGGATTTATTACACTACCATAAGTAAGTCTAATGCTAAAACTAGAAAAAGTTTAATTAAAGTATTTATTTGCTCTCATAATGGTATGAATCGATAATTTCTTCCTTATGGACACAAAGGTATGGAAAACCAGTCAAAGATCACAAAGGTATGGAAACTTGAGCTGGTAGAAGTCAAAgacttgtttcctttttatttttcttttgggaattcCATACTTTTTATATCCTTGGGGTTTCCTATTTTGGATGATTGTTATTTTATCATGTTTGACTTTATGAGATTAGACACCAGCTGGTTTCAAAACTTCAAGATCAAAACCCCATTAAGAATGAGAATCAGGCGAGATTCAAGAATGAGATTCGGGCGACATTTTAGAATCTGGATAACCTGAACCCATAAATATAATATGATATCTTAGATTATAAGGTGAGTACTAATGTAGATATCTTCTAATTCTCAAATTATATTAACCTTCCTtttcgagaaaaaaaaaatcaatagaaaatatCTCTAACACATACCtcgtaatatatatatatatatatatatataaaaatcttTCAGAGTTTGGATATAGGAAAGAATTTGTCCAATAATAGCAATTGAATCTTTTCATGATTGAGATATATGTACGGATCATGGGTTTATGTGTTTATATCATATTTATGAATTAACAAAATTTGACATTTATCATAAAAAACTTTTAGGAAactctctcttttctatttcataGTGGATATGTAGAATTAGTGACTAGAATGAATTCGTAGTAAGGTATAATATGTTTAATCTGTCACAATCTCATTGCTTCTGATGATTGGCATCAAGTCTTGCCATGTTCAAGGATGATGTGGTTTTGACCATATCAATatctaaaaaaatcaattaattcGCCATCTTATAAATTCGAGACCCAGATTCAATTATAAACCTTTCAATCTATTGAAATTTTTCGTTGTATTTTTAATCAGccattttttcttattaaagTTTCATTTCttactaaattttttttggggggtaagAATGTCttattgaattttaaaagtgtTGTTTTTGTTGGCCTCCAAGCCTATCAGactaaaacattttctcttttttattttttttataaatattttatttatagggTAGGCCTTACATATGATTGCAACTGgtctctccccaccccccccNNNNNNNNNNNNNNNNNNNNNNNNNNNNNNNNNNNNNNNNNNNNNNNNNNCATGGCGCAAAACTACAACATTGAAAAACATCAATAGCTTCATGTGATAAAGAATCCAAAATATATCATCAGTTAAACTCACTCTCAAAACAAGTAGAAGAAATGTGTTAAATGGTTTAAAAGACACAATTAATTAATGTCAATAGattctttaatatttattttatttttatttttttttttttttttttttgtaacaatgGGTATTATTAGCCTAACTAATCCTGTGGACTCATACTGACCCTACAACTGCATGGGTCGTGTCATATTGGGGTTGAATAGTAAAATAGTATTCTTGGAATTTATGAAACAAAAGtgttaatttttatatttttttcattttcattttttatgatacatTAGAATGAAACTGGCGTTAGCGGTGGTATTTACAACTTCTAAAGTTTAGAAAACCATCAATATATTCTTTACcaatggttttcttttttctattttctgtttccttcttcttcttttttttcaaacattagTGGTTTTCCACCGCTAAAAACTATAGATTTTAGTGATAATAGTTATGTGATCAACCTCAAGAAGTCCACCTTGTCTTTCAGCCCGAACGCAATTCTTAAGTTTGAACGATTATTTTTCCATATTCTCAAGGTCCCTTATACTAAAATACCGTGGTTTACCAATGAAGTTTGGAATGTCAAaagcatcattattacatggcATAATCGAGAAGGCTGGGAATTGATTCAGGGGCTGGAAAAAGAACCTTCTGTCCTTTGCAGGTAAAGAGATCATGCTTAAGCTCGCTGCATTCTCTTTGTCAAATTATGTTTCTTCACACTTTAAATTGCCAAAGCTTCATCGTGTCTAACTCCGTAAGGtagggtagaaatcgtctgcaattccgatctcgtacaattccgtgcaataccacctttaggcggtgacacgtgtattgataccaatacaatggtccagatctgctacaactaataaaacattatatcagtgaagaagcatttaaatcagatctggaccattgcattggaatcaatacacgtgtcaccccctgaaggtggtattgcacggaattgtacgagaccggaattgcagacgatttttttcccgtAAGGTAACGACTAACTTCTTTTGGGGAGATAGTATAGACAAGAAGAAAATTCATTGGATATCATGGTTTCAACTTTGCCAATCTAAGGAGAGGGGAGGTTTGGGCTTTAATAATCCTACACTGCATAATAAGGCATTATTATCCAAAGTGGCGTGGCATTTATGGTTGGAACCCTTTTTTTCAAGGACATCTATTTTAATCGAGATTTCTTGAAAGCAGCCATAGGGTCCAACCCATCTTGGGTGTGGAGTGTTATGGAGGGATGGAACGTGCTTGAGTCTGGTTTGCAATACGTGAAGGTCTTCTACAAGCTATCTCAGGAGGCTTCTTTTTGCTTTTGGTGGAGAGTGATAATCAAGATCTCGTTTCTTGCCTGCATGATGAGACTGAGTCGGCACTATCTATTTGATGTGTTTTTGCAGATATTTGACATTTGGTCTCTTATTTGGATCAGTGTTTTGTTACTTATGTTCTAAGGGAAGCTAATTGTGTAGTTGACTCCCTTGCTAGGAGGGCCCTATCTATTATGGGTAGGATAGTTTGGTCTAATTCCAATCCTTgtttatttgttgatgatttttcagCTAATAGGAGTGTAATCCGTTCTCTTCAATAGAACTTCTTACCaccaaaagggcaaaaaaaataatataataatattttcgATAGTTTTATATGTCAACCAACTTGACCATAGTACAAGGGGTGTccagttaatttttttttatatataaaataattacaCTTATTTTATTGATAACCCCAAAAGGGTTAAAGCTATTAGTAGTGGTTTATTTATTGAGATTAAAGGTAATTTAGTTAGTCGTGGTGAATAAAATGGTACTAgatgtatttttatttataaaaaaaattgcctCCTCCTCTGCCCCACCCCCATTGCACCCTGCCTTGTCCCTCCTACCCTACTCttactgtaataccccgcttcttgaacccggtctgattttgcggttgaaccggtttaaccatgcaggaaccgagccagaggaaattacagcgggttccttatgggctatgatggcacggtgaccttaaacaccggctggcccgacacatccgagccagtgccagaagagacgggagtgcccaagccatgtacatgcacctaccataaggccatgtacggataaaacatgtattatatctgtattttaaggtatatacgtatgctacatcgtatgcctggggtggggttcgcgccgaggcccgaatccgatcaaaatcccaagtttggccctcaggtgggtaggacaggtgggtacacccaNNNNNNNNNNNNNNNNNNNNNNNNNNNNNNNNNNNNNNNNNNNNNNNNNNNNNNNNNNNNNNNNNNNNNNNNNNNNNNNNNNNNNNNNNNNNNNNNNNNNNNNNNNNNNNNNNNNNNNNNNNNNNNNNNNNNNNNNNNNNNNNNNNNNNNNNNNNNNNNNNNNNNNNNNNNNNNNNNNNNNNNNNNNNNNNNNNNNNNNNNNNNNNNNNNNNNNNNNNNNNNNNNNNNNNNNNNNNNNNNNNNNNNNNNNNNNNNNNNNNNNNNNNNNNNNNNNNNNNNNNNNNNNNNNNNNNNNNNNNNNNNNNNNNNNNNNNNNNNNNNNNNNNNNNNNNNNNNNNNNNNNNNNNNNNNNNNNNNNNNNNNNNNNNNNNNNNNNNNNNNNNNNNNNNNNNNNNNNNNNNNNNNNNNNNNNNNNNNNNNNNNNNNNNNNNNNNNNNNNNNNNNNNNNNNNNNNNNNNNNNNNNNNNNNNNNNNNNNNNNNNNNNNNNNNNNNNNNNNNNNNNNNNNNNNNNNNNNNNNNNNNNNNNNNNNNNNNNNNNNNNNNNNNNNNNNNNNNNNNNNNNNNNNNNNNNNNNNNNNNNNNNNNNNNNNNNNNNNNNNNNNNNNNNNNNNNNNNNNNNNNNNNNNNNNNNNNNNNNNNNNNNNNNNNNNNNNNNNNNNNNNNNNNNNNNNNNNNNNNNNNNNNNNNNNNNNNNNNNNNNNNNNNNNNNNNNNNNNNNNNNNNNNNNNNNNNNNNNNNNNNNNNNNNNNNNNNNNNNNNNNNNNNNNNNNNNNNNNNNNNNNNNNNNNNNNNNNNNNNNNNNNNNNNNNNNNNNNNNNNNNNNNNNNNNNNACCCCATCCTCTATTCATATCCCTCTCCACTTCCCCTCATTGGTGCTCCTTGTTACAAGTTTACCCTTCACCCCTCCAGTTCCGATCGCCCATGCTCTCTTTGACCATCGCTGCAACCTTCCTTTACAACAACCCTTGTCACCCACCCTGCAACAACCCCTATCACCCGCACTACAACAACTTTTGTCGCTCCTCAACATTCACCAGACTAATCACCATTACTGTGGGAAGATAGGGTTgagaccatagttagtaaataaCGCGTATTTTTGCAGTATCCGAATGTTTAATTGCTGAATCCATATTTTTACGTATAAAACttcatataaagaaaaatatgtatTTATTGGGCTAAGCGCGATAGGATTGGTCTTGAGCTGAATTAAAAAAACCTTAGAGTTGGGTGGCATTTCAAAAAACTCAGTCCATCCTAgtccattgacacccctaagctGATTCAACCATAAGGAATTTAGCAATACAAATGAAACCCTTTAAGAATTCTACAAACCATTCTACCACCATATTGGTGGGCTTCGAGAAtgttaaattataaataaaaaaaaatctctgaaTCCAAATTTTTATATGTGACCGGAGGAACTTTACAGTTAATCCCCATTCAAATCCTCATATAATAGATATTGTTGGGGATGAACGTGCAACCACGAGaaagaaaccaaacaaaaaatcCCACAATACAAGAATTTAATATGGTTTGGCACAAACCTTACATCTACTCGAGAGAACTACAGATTTTTCACTAAACTTGGAAAATTTTCTACATCAATCTCTACCTCACAAAGTGATCCTCTCTTTGCTTGTATTTAGGTTTTTCccatataaataatatataacgCACCCAAAATCCCTAATCCCCACACAGTTACAACTCTATCATCAATATGCGTAATAGACCCAAAACCTAATCCTTAATACAAACTCAATATTTATATGGACCACTGcagaatacaagacataccCAACCCCAACTGATATTTCATATTTGACAAGCCTATGGGAAACCTATTTGTATTTAAAAAAGAGAAGTAGTGGAAGAGCTTCAATCTTCACGTTAATAACTTGCACATGCTTTCTCACATTCTCACACATTTTTACCATGTGAGAATCCTATTGATGGACCTATTTTCCACGTTATGATTGTTGTGGCATGGGAGATTCCCCCCACACATTTGGTGTGGGGAACCTCTCCCTAAAAAAGATTTCATTAAACTTCAAAAGTTTGTATGGTAACATTTTTGGGGGTGTAAGAACCCTGTTCATTTGCGTTCTCCCATGCCCAAAAACATGGGTCGGGCTATCGAGGGTAGGGGCATATTTTCACAACCAGCACCATGTGTTTGGACATGGAGAACACAAGCAGACatgattcttttttcctattttttgcaATCAGTCATGTATAAAAATGGTCAACACTTCAATGGCTACATAGATGTTGAGACTACCCTGCCCCTCCCCTTGATGCTCATCTATAAACTCTCATTGGCCctagggatgtaaacggataTTTGAAATTCTGAATTTGATTCGTATACGTATTCATTTGGGGGTATCTGTATCCATCAAAAGATATTCGAATCCGAATTCAAATTTTCTGGAGAATAATTATCCGATCTGTAAAGATAATCAACTATAAtaacaaaaattataattaattaattattatgaTAATTCTTGAAGTTTAGACAGGTTctagaaaacaagaaaaagagctAAGATAGATTAATTGAGAGCAAATTGTATCCATTGGGGAGAAAAAGGTCCCGATGGATCAAGATCCTCTGTCTTGCGACATAGCGTGTAGCCCAGATCTAAAGGTTGGGAACATCTTGGGCTGCGTGTATGAGGGCTGTACCATGCACGCACTAAGATGAGTCTGATTCATTTTGAATTACAGGTAAAGGAAGAAAGTGAGTAGTGGAAAATCTAAATTCGATTAACATTCATATCTAACTAAGAGATATTTGAATCCGATGACATCCCATCTGTATTCCATTTGGATTCGATCCATTTAAATTCCTAATTGGCCCATGCCGATGGAGGGGCAGGCAGCAAACCCAATACCCATTCGGAGTCATTTCCGATCAGAAAGGTATGGGTGATATCATCACTCATCAGTATCACTTTCTCTGAACGACTCCCGGCTGACATCAAAAACAGTTGTAGAGCAGTGAGGTTCGTTCTcagatctctctcttccttaacCCTCGAATCTTTCGAGCTTCGATTATTTGCAGAAAATTGTTGATTCTATTATTGTTCTTCTGTTAGAATGAGATTCTACGGCTTCAATAACTATAACAGGACTACCCTTTTCTTGGTAGTTACTGTGAGTTCAATTGATTGTGAATTTACTAGGTCTCCTGCTTCCCGAGATCTGCTTAAATGATGGGAAATTGGTTCCTCGTTTTCTGTCATTACATTGCATTTGTTCAGTGTAATAATTTGATGGGTTCCTGAATCTTGCAGTTTAGTTCTTGCGTTTGAGCTTCAATATTTGGttttgggaaagaaaaaaaagattcccccaattctctatttcttctatagtctttttttatttatgaagatTCATAGACAATTGGAGAGGAATTTGGTCCTATTTAATTGAGAAACGATGTGATTAACGTACGGGTTTGGAACTTAATCTTGGTGAGCGTACAAGGTGGGCGATTATTAGATGTATGCATTTGGGTACCAGTTATTGTGCAGGTTGTGGAAGATCTGTAATAGAGAAAAGTTGCAGGAAAAGTTGTGTTTTGCGACACTCACTGTCAGGGTGCGGCCATAAGTAAATTTGTATTGGCTTAGATCATTAGCAGTTGGAATGGAAGGACATGGTGGTGGTCATTACTTGTGGACATGGTAGAGGTCATTACTTGTGCTTGTGGGTTTCTTGGATTTATTTTAGATGAGGTTTGCTGAGAGGTTGGTTGCtgggtaattgttttttttaGGTAGTTTTTCTCAaaggtaattttattttaagataAATGGTGCAGTAGCAGATGGTGTTTTCCACTTTCCATGATTTTCTGCTAGTCTTGGTTTCCTTGGTTGAGTTGATTCTACTAAACGGAGAGGGTGGGTGAATGGTTGATACAGCTCCCCCATTGTATTGGCACTTCTCCACTTACAAGTTTGTCAGTTTCCTGAAAGTCAGAAGCTAATCATGCGTGATAACATCAATATGAATTGGACTTTTGGGGACAGAGTTGATTGAAATCCCAATCTCAAACCTCCTTTTGTATCAGCTTAACTGGCTGTGTTTGAAAGACCAGCTTGAAGAACTGATAGATGGAAGAGTGTTGAGgattgatgtcttgtattcaaAAGAAATGAATCAGCCGCTTATGGACACTTGTGGATATGGGGTTGTGGGCCTCCTCCGAACGTAGGTATCTTGCCCAACCACAGATATCTTTGCATTGTGGTTATTTggtgtttcttttatttcttgctGAGTGCTTAggtttttaggttttcttttttcttttcttttttgtgttgGACATATTCTTGGCCCAGGGATATATAATTGTTGTAGTTTCCTTGCCAACCAGATATAGAGAGACAACTGAAGATTAAGGCTTCTACATCTCCCCCAGATAAAATTATTTGTTTCCTTCCAAACCCCAAATGTAATTAAGTCGAACATTGATGGCAACTAATTGCATAATCCAAGACCTGCAGGTATTGGGAGGGGTGTTTCAAGATCATAACTGTAATTTTGGGTTGATGTTTTCTGGTCCAATTGGTATGTGACTATAACATGGCAAAAGTTGAAGGGATGAAAAGTCTCATCAGGAAAGTTGGAAGCCTTGGTTCTACTGGTACAttgtttttggtggagttgATGTCTGGAATGGTCTAGCTGATGAATGGGCCAAGGGTGGGGTGTCTAGGCAGCAATTGTATTTGGGGACTCGTactattttatgatttttccaTGTCAGTATCTATGGTCCTTCATACCTCTTATTGTTATTGATCTTGTACTAATAGTGCTTGTTTGGCTAAGGCTCTTGGGCTTCTACCTCTCTACTTCTAGAAGCCAACTTTTGGTTATTATTGGGATTACAAATGTGAAAATAAGATTATTTTCAGATTACAGTGTTTCTAATGGTAAAGATTCAAAAAGAATTATCTTTTTGGGCACTAACCCGATTGTAATGTCTCTTGAAAATCTATGAGTCCAGTGGTTGTCTGGTTGTGGAACATTTCGGCTTAACTGCTAGAATACCCTGAAAGCATGCCCGGATGATATTTGTCCAGTTTGAACCATTGGGGTCATTCCAGGTTATGCAGAACTGGTTCAAACCCAGTAAAATTTAAATGCATGGTAGTTGCTAAGAAATTAGTTAAAAGCTACCCTAAGGTCTTTCTCTACATGGGCAATCATATGCACATGCACAAAGTCAAGATTTTAAGCACTGCAACCTCCTTATTTTGGGGTGAGCAAGCCATCAGGCAAAGAATTCCCTTTTGTTTGGAGGGCATGCTTGACTGCTTATGTCTAAAATTAATTCTACAACCAATATGGGATCTTAGAATACTAGTAAAAGATATGTTTCTTTCCTCTCCCCCTTGTGTGACGGCATGTCATGTacggtttcttttctttttccggTTCATCAAGACTTGTATATGCATTACTGTTCTGTTCTGGTTCTGCTTGCAGGACAAGCAGAGCTCACTACCTCAAGTTTCACACTGTTATATTCTTTTTGGATAGCTGGTTTACTTTGTTCTATTCCTTGTTCCATTGTCCTCCACAACCCCCtcacccccaaaagaaaaaaacaatactGTTTTTGCTGATAAtatgtttcatttctttctgtTTGCATTTTGATTGCAGTAAAGCTAGTTTTTAAGTTTGGGGGTGCTCCAAGATCTACAATGAGTCTAGCTTGTCTTGTTTGTGAAAGTGTTGAAAGTCCTTCCCAATCTTTTAGGATTTACTCTGTTTCAAGTTCAGATAATGAGGGCCGTTGTTCTATAATCATCAACTGTTTGAACAAGAAAGCATATCTTGGACCAGAGACACCAAGTAGCGAGATCACATCAGCCAAGGTAACCCCATACCCAATTTTGGCCAACACTCAGGGAGTCGCAGGAACCCCCAGGCTAGTACGGCGCCATGCTATCAGGAGGGACCTTATGAGTGACTGGAACTTTGAAGAATTAGCAGTGGAGGTTTAATTTTGCATTATGAAATAGCGTATTAGGACTCACTACTATTTCAGCATTTGTGCATATATATCTCATTTGTGTACCCTGATCAGAACTTGTGCGATGCATGGGCAGAGTATTATTTCCTGGGTAAGAACTGTACAGGTATTGATGACTGGAGTAGCTTGTGTTatacctctctttctctctaaaatttgcaaaaatatgTTTCCAGACCAATTTCTCAGTTGATTTTTATGTTCCATGCCATTAGTCCATTTATCCAAACAGATTCTATCGTTGGGTGATATGGAAAGTGCTTCT is drawn from Macadamia integrifolia cultivar HAES 741 chromosome 7, SCU_Mint_v3, whole genome shotgun sequence and contains these coding sequences:
- the LOC122084718 gene encoding exopolygalacturonase-like; this encodes MGLRGNLWVISLLCLSALTEKALSKGHYFNVINYGAKADGRTDMSQALTNAWKNACASRVSSTVLIPKGWYLLGPVILVGPCRSKIEFRNKGRVMAPMNPSAFKGPSWVNFRYISGLTISGKGTFDGRGQVAWAQNDCNRNPNCQQLPVNFRLDFVNNTLVKDITSLNSKNFHMNLFQCHGMRMQNLKIFAPWNSPNTDGIHIGDSSFILIIHSVFGTGDDCISLGSGSRNITISNVFCGPGHGISIGSLGKYKDEADVAGITVRDCTLSGTTNGVRIKTWPNSAPGLASDLTFENIIVKNVYNPVVVDQEYCPNNNCDKQGPSLVKLKNVKFHNIRGTASSNVAVKIVGSSAKPCEVQIGDINLLYHGKGGGATSICHNAKAVHWGKQTPLICPR
- the LOC122083949 gene encoding uncharacterized protein LOC122083949, coding for MSLACLVCESVESPSQSFRIYSVSSSDNEGRCSIIINCLNKKAYLGPETPSSEITSAKVTPYPILANTQGVAGTPRLVRRHAIRRDLMSDWNFEELAVEV